One Succinispira mobilis DSM 6222 genomic window carries:
- a CDS encoding tripartite tricarboxylate transporter TctB family protein: MKTADIISAIIGLLLSAYVWIASASFPQDVVMKIGPDFFPRIIAGALAIASLFLLVQAVTNKTPEEAVQTLNLKDAGILRALAFLILAVVYVSVMDFLGFIIATIICLLVAMYILKLRNLKNMVLVSLGTAMGVYFAFASILGIQLPSGLLAMFF, translated from the coding sequence TTGAAAACGGCTGATATTATCTCGGCAATTATAGGCCTTTTGCTTTCTGCCTACGTTTGGATAGCCAGTGCTAGTTTTCCTCAAGATGTAGTTATGAAAATCGGCCCAGATTTTTTCCCTCGCATTATCGCTGGGGCCTTGGCTATTGCCTCTTTGTTTCTCCTAGTTCAAGCAGTTACTAATAAAACTCCTGAAGAAGCTGTACAGACTCTTAACCTTAAAGATGCGGGAATTTTAAGAGCCTTAGCGTTCTTAATCTTAGCAGTTGTCTATGTAAGCGTCATGGATTTTCTTGGTTTTATCATCGCTACAATTATTTGTTTATTGGTTGCCATGTATATTTTAAAATTACGCAATCTCAAGAACATGGTTCTTGTTTCTTTAGGTACAGCCATGGGTGTCTATTTTGCTTTTGCTTCCATTTTAGGAATCCAATTACCTAGTGGCTTATTAGCTATGTTTTTTTAG
- a CDS encoding tripartite tricarboxylate transporter substrate binding protein, which translates to MKKTLAILTSLLVCVAMLAAGCGGKKETEKYPTKAITVICPWGAGGGTDTILRALAKASEKEFGQTVTVSNVTGGGGSTGHAAIMNAKKDGYNIGMITFELNSLPPQGLAPFTYKDFDPVMLVNTDAAALTVNADAPYKTLEEFIAYAKAHPDEISIGNSAPGSVWHIAAGLMAQKTGIKVKHVPFEGGAPAVTALVGNHIQAVSVSVAEVQSQVKAGKLRILGVMDDKRDSLFPEVKTFKEQGIDVVFGTWRGIALPKGTPANVKTKVEEAFSKAMKDPEFVATAKKMGLTLNYKNSTDFAKFLADNAEMVDKTMDSIGLKKKK; encoded by the coding sequence ATGAAAAAAACCCTAGCCATTTTAACATCATTGTTAGTGTGTGTCGCAATGTTGGCCGCAGGTTGCGGTGGCAAAAAAGAGACCGAAAAGTATCCGACTAAAGCAATCACTGTAATCTGTCCTTGGGGTGCTGGTGGTGGTACCGATACTATTTTGCGCGCCCTTGCTAAAGCCTCTGAAAAAGAATTCGGTCAAACTGTTACCGTTTCTAATGTAACTGGTGGCGGTGGTTCTACCGGTCATGCTGCTATTATGAATGCCAAAAAAGATGGTTATAACATTGGAATGATCACTTTTGAATTAAATTCTTTACCACCTCAAGGTCTTGCACCTTTTACTTACAAAGATTTCGATCCAGTAATGTTAGTTAATACTGATGCTGCTGCGTTAACAGTAAATGCTGATGCACCATACAAAACTCTAGAAGAGTTTATTGCTTATGCCAAAGCTCATCCAGATGAAATTAGCATCGGTAACTCTGCGCCTGGTTCAGTATGGCATATTGCTGCTGGTCTTATGGCTCAAAAAACCGGTATCAAAGTTAAACATGTACCGTTTGAAGGTGGTGCTCCTGCGGTTACAGCTCTTGTTGGCAACCACATTCAAGCAGTTTCTGTATCAGTTGCTGAAGTTCAATCTCAAGTTAAAGCTGGCAAATTACGGATTCTTGGGGTAATGGACGATAAACGTGATAGCTTGTTCCCAGAAGTTAAAACATTTAAAGAACAAGGTATTGACGTAGTATTTGGTACTTGGAGAGGGATCGCTTTACCTAAAGGTACTCCTGCTAATGTAAAAACTAAAGTTGAAGAAGCTTTCTCAAAAGCTATGAAAGATCCTGAGTTTGTAGCTACTGCTAAAAAAATGGGCTTAACTTTAAACTATAAAAATTCTACTGACTTCGCTAAATTCTTAGCCGATAATGCTGAAATGGTTGATAAAACTATGGATAGCATCGGTCTTAAAAAGAAAAAATAG
- a CDS encoding L-lactate dehydrogenase: MRKTNRKLVIVGAGHVGSAVLNCALNFDLADEIAIIDIINKKAHGEALDSCHALPFPYNTNVNIHEGVEEDYKDADLIIIAAGPSIVPGENLDRLTLAARNVEVINDVMSKITKQTREAIVIMITNPLDITTYYAATSFGYPKDRLFGTGTTLETARLKQILASKYQIDPKDVHGYMLGEHGNSAFPAWSLTNIAGIGAEQLDEFFQSATPLDKEAIAPAVVNVAYDVLMSKGWTNSGIAMGACRLAKAVLWNERCIMPVSTVLEGEYGLSNVALSIPCIIGANGVERRLEMKLTEQEVEKLHNSANCIRAVLKSVNLIKE; this comes from the coding sequence ATGCGAAAAACAAATAGGAAATTAGTGATTGTAGGTGCTGGACATGTGGGTTCAGCGGTTTTAAATTGTGCTTTGAATTTTGACTTGGCTGATGAAATTGCGATTATTGATATTATCAATAAAAAAGCCCATGGTGAAGCTTTAGACTCTTGCCATGCTTTGCCTTTTCCTTATAACACTAATGTTAATATTCATGAAGGGGTAGAAGAAGATTATAAAGATGCTGATCTCATTATTATTGCGGCAGGGCCTAGTATTGTGCCTGGTGAAAATTTAGATAGATTAACTTTAGCGGCTCGGAATGTAGAAGTAATTAATGATGTAATGAGTAAAATCACTAAACAAACGCGCGAGGCTATTGTAATTATGATTACAAACCCGCTTGATATTACAACCTATTATGCGGCAACAAGCTTTGGTTACCCTAAGGATAGATTATTTGGCACTGGCACAACTTTAGAAACTGCACGTTTAAAACAAATTTTAGCCAGCAAATACCAGATTGATCCTAAAGATGTTCATGGCTATATGTTAGGTGAACATGGTAATTCAGCCTTTCCAGCTTGGAGCTTAACTAATATTGCTGGTATTGGTGCTGAGCAATTAGATGAATTTTTTCAATCAGCTACACCTTTAGATAAAGAAGCTATTGCGCCTGCGGTTGTAAATGTAGCTTATGATGTGTTGATGTCTAAAGGTTGGACTAACTCAGGAATTGCGATGGGAGCGTGCCGCTTGGCTAAAGCTGTATTATGGAATGAGCGTTGCATTATGCCTGTGTCTACGGTTTTAGAAGGGGAGTATGGCTTGTCGAATGTGGCTTTGAGCATTCCGTGTATCATTGGCGCTAATGGAGTAGAACGACGGTTAGAAATGAAATTAACAGAACAAGAAGTAGAAAAATTGCATAATAGTGCTAATTGTATAAGAGCAGTACTAAAGTCTGTGAATCTTATTAAGGAATAA
- a CDS encoding amidohydrolase family protein — protein sequence MLNTNKIIDAHLHFVQEEHFAIRAQAAGHIASSAHLLDIFKKYNIVQGIAMGTYNLNPESSSISYPRTINLAGDFSLTNYNQPPEIFYCAGVDSGTLRPENLNASLELFEQHLRSPHCVGLKLYPGYNDFYVSDPLYDEFYALAAHYDLPVVIHTGDTARSTGLLKYSHPLTVDEVAVKFPQTKFVLAHVGNPWIVDAVAVAKNNPNVYIDLSGLAEGNFDPAWFFSEYSGYCGHLKTWLQYLSHYDKLMYGSDWPLVNIPTYLQIIAKLIPPQHHQQVFYENALNIFGNKLKP from the coding sequence ATGCTTAATACTAATAAAATAATTGATGCGCATTTACATTTTGTTCAAGAAGAGCATTTCGCGATACGCGCTCAAGCAGCGGGGCATATTGCTTCTAGTGCTCATTTACTTGATATCTTTAAAAAATATAACATCGTCCAAGGCATAGCTATGGGCACCTACAATCTTAATCCCGAAAGTTCTTCAATAAGCTATCCCCGCACTATTAATCTAGCTGGTGATTTTAGCTTAACTAATTACAACCAACCTCCTGAAATTTTTTACTGTGCTGGTGTTGATAGCGGCACTTTAAGACCAGAAAACCTTAATGCTAGTTTAGAACTCTTTGAACAACATCTGCGTAGCCCGCATTGTGTCGGCCTTAAACTTTATCCAGGCTATAATGATTTTTATGTAAGCGATCCGCTTTACGATGAATTTTATGCTTTGGCTGCCCATTACGATTTGCCCGTGGTAATTCATACTGGCGACACCGCTCGTAGCACCGGCTTACTTAAATATTCGCATCCCCTTACAGTTGATGAGGTCGCCGTAAAATTCCCCCAAACTAAGTTTGTCTTAGCGCATGTAGGTAACCCTTGGATTGTAGATGCTGTTGCCGTAGCCAAAAACAACCCTAATGTATATATTGATCTTTCTGGACTAGCTGAAGGTAATTTTGACCCTGCCTGGTTTTTTAGCGAATACAGCGGCTATTGTGGGCATCTAAAAACTTGGCTTCAATATCTAAGCCACTACGATAAATTAATGTATGGCTCTGACTGGCCGTTAGTTAATATTCCTACTTATTTGCAAATAATTGCTAAACTTATTCCGCCTCAACACCATCAGCAAGTTTTTTATGAAAATGCCTTAAATATTTTCGGCAATAAACTTAAGCCATAA
- a CDS encoding GDSL-type esterase/lipase family protein, whose product MNLKKIKIFILSIFSLSFIMFSSSFQAPILSITYASCQKQTILAAPNSLTNFSSEQPASTKPMLQWTKVEGAVAYELELLYTSAKNQSQSETNPNCFFSTRYIYTNGFNADLSENFAGDCFYWRVRGLNIDGAPISLFSNPEKVCVDRQLEILQKPVPTSIFNLANGSTLLYPVYAWLPIAGASKYEVEILSALPENPNGTEPSVNRIDVLTATGFDCYDEQPRFSDQPFYWRVRGLDDMGNPISVYSDAEKFVITPDANISVATYGDSITHGGGSVSYSPADWEYSYQNYLTFPTMNLGRSGDTSRAMVERFDTDVLPFKPKYLLILAGTNSIRGGTSATEVIADLKILKGKCLDNNILPVFLTLPPINPENIEKIFNETTASDWQLQRRLVNEYIRSQVYIDICPNMEDSNGNLKGHLAVDGLHLDIAGKKRIAQAINKNWALILNLPWYAWLK is encoded by the coding sequence ATGAATTTAAAAAAAATTAAAATATTTATCCTAAGTATTTTCAGCCTTAGTTTTATTATGTTTAGCAGTAGCTTTCAAGCACCAATTTTAAGCATAACTTATGCGAGTTGCCAAAAACAAACTATTTTAGCAGCACCAAATTCACTGACCAATTTTTCCAGCGAACAACCGGCTTCCACTAAACCAATGTTGCAATGGACAAAAGTTGAAGGCGCTGTAGCATATGAGCTAGAGTTGCTATATACTTCTGCTAAAAATCAAAGTCAGAGCGAAACTAACCCCAACTGTTTTTTTAGCACTCGCTATATCTATACTAATGGTTTTAATGCTGATCTGAGCGAAAATTTTGCTGGTGATTGCTTCTATTGGCGGGTACGCGGTTTAAATATTGATGGTGCCCCAATAAGTTTATTTTCAAATCCTGAAAAAGTTTGTGTTGATCGTCAATTAGAAATTTTACAAAAGCCTGTGCCTACTTCTATTTTTAACCTAGCTAATGGTTCCACACTTCTCTATCCTGTTTATGCGTGGCTACCAATCGCAGGTGCTAGCAAATATGAAGTTGAGATATTATCTGCTCTTCCCGAAAACCCTAACGGTACCGAACCATCAGTTAATCGTATTGATGTCTTAACCGCAACTGGCTTTGACTGTTATGATGAACAACCGCGCTTTTCTGATCAACCATTTTATTGGCGAGTACGCGGTTTAGATGATATGGGCAATCCAATAAGTGTCTATTCAGATGCCGAAAAGTTTGTAATTACACCAGATGCTAATATCTCAGTTGCAACCTACGGTGATAGCATTACTCATGGTGGCGGAAGTGTATCTTATTCCCCAGCTGATTGGGAATATAGCTATCAAAACTATCTAACTTTCCCAACAATGAACTTAGGGCGAAGCGGTGACACTAGCAGGGCTATGGTGGAAAGGTTTGATACCGATGTCTTGCCATTTAAACCTAAATACCTTTTAATTCTAGCGGGTACAAATAGTATCCGCGGGGGTACTTCCGCTACTGAGGTAATTGCAGACTTGAAAATATTAAAAGGAAAATGTCTAGATAACAATATCTTGCCAGTATTTTTAACTTTACCCCCTATTAATCCTGAAAACATCGAAAAAATATTTAATGAAACAACCGCCTCTGATTGGCAACTTCAAAGGCGGTTAGTAAATGAATATATTCGTTCACAAGTTTATATAGATATCTGCCCAAACATGGAGGATTCTAATGGCAATCTTAAAGGTCATCTAGCTGTAGATGGCTTGCATCTAGATATAGCTGGCAAAAAACGAATTGCTCAAGCTATAAACAAAAACTGGGCACTAATCCTCAACTTGCCTTGGTATGCTTGGCTTAAATAA
- a CDS encoding pyrimidine/purine nucleoside phosphorylase, with protein sequence MDRFEKVTVVKAANIYFEGKVTSRTILFANGEKKTLGIMMPGEYEFGTGAKELMEILAGNVEILLPDSNEWTPIVAGKSFEVPANSKFKIVVTEVTDYCCSYLD encoded by the coding sequence ATGGATAGATTTGAAAAGGTGACAGTTGTTAAAGCCGCAAATATTTATTTTGAAGGTAAAGTTACTAGCAGAACGATATTATTTGCTAATGGAGAAAAGAAAACTCTAGGGATTATGATGCCAGGAGAGTACGAATTTGGGACAGGGGCTAAAGAGTTGATGGAAATTTTGGCTGGGAATGTAGAAATATTATTGCCTGACAGTAATGAGTGGACACCTATTGTTGCTGGCAAAAGTTTTGAAGTGCCTGCGAATTCTAAGTTTAAAATTGTGGTTACTGAGGTAACAGATTATTGCTGTTCCTATTTGGATTAA
- a CDS encoding SDR family NAD(P)-dependent oxidoreductase — protein MESFNKKVVIITGGSSGIGLATAESLLRNNYKVAIVGRDITKGKQAEKKLKLIAAECQFFQADISQVAECERVVQAVVNFFGHVDALINSAGVYLEKLLAEMTEKDYQELMDINVKGTYFMCKYVVPELRKTSAGAIVNVSSDAGQNGNLLCSAYCASKGAVNTFTKALALELSPYNIRVNAVCPGDIDTPLTRAQLSTYPNPEACLKEMQSLYPSNRIGKAEEVAAVIAFLLSDAASFVVGALWAVDGGITAC, from the coding sequence ATGGAAAGTTTTAATAAAAAAGTAGTTATAATTACTGGTGGTAGTTCGGGAATTGGGTTGGCTACAGCAGAAAGCTTGTTGCGTAATAATTACAAAGTGGCGATAGTTGGTCGAGATATAACCAAAGGAAAGCAAGCAGAAAAAAAGTTGAAACTAATAGCAGCAGAGTGCCAGTTTTTTCAGGCGGATATTAGTCAGGTAGCGGAGTGTGAACGAGTTGTACAAGCGGTGGTAAATTTTTTTGGGCACGTAGATGCTTTGATAAATTCGGCAGGAGTATATTTAGAAAAATTACTGGCAGAAATGACGGAGAAAGATTATCAAGAATTGATGGATATAAATGTAAAGGGAACATATTTTATGTGTAAATATGTGGTGCCAGAATTGCGGAAAACCTCGGCTGGAGCAATTGTAAATGTTTCTTCTGATGCTGGGCAAAATGGCAATTTATTATGTTCGGCTTATTGTGCTTCCAAGGGGGCGGTCAATACTTTTACGAAGGCTTTAGCTTTAGAGCTTAGTCCGTATAATATCCGGGTTAATGCTGTATGTCCGGGCGATATTGATACGCCACTTACACGTGCCCAACTAAGTACTTATCCAAATCCAGAAGCGTGTTTAAAAGAAATGCAAAGTTTATATCCCAGTAATAGAATTGGCAAAGCCGAAGAAGTAGCGGCAGTTATTGCATTTTTGCTTTCTGATGCAGCTTCTTTTGTAGTAGGGGCTTTGTGGGCTGTTGATGGCGGGATAACAGCTTGCTGA
- a CDS encoding tetratricopeptide repeat protein, whose translation MGSRKKYEQAIADFDKAILINAKNAPAYYNKALICEKAGRKAEAI comes from the coding sequence TTGGGGAGCAGAAAAAAGTATGAACAAGCGATAGCTGATTTTGATAAAGCAATTTTAATAAACGCTAAAAATGCTCCAGCTTATTATAACAAAGCACTTATTTGTGAAAAGGCTGGGCGTAAGGCAGAAGCAATTTAG